The Echinicola rosea genome has a segment encoding these proteins:
- a CDS encoding IS256 family transposase — protein sequence MSEEQESAFKKKVLDQFLSGESLFGKNGALSPMLKEFLEEALQAEMDEHLRDEDAGHSAGNKRNGKGSKRVKSNLGEVEIETPQDRHSSFEPKIVEKRQRILADNLEKQIIGMYGLGSSLRDISGYIKEMYDTEVSTQVISDITDRVVPKVKEWQNRPLEEVYCIVWLDAMHFKVREEGKVRHKALYNVLGINREGKKEVLGMYLSESEGANFWLQVLSDLQHRGVQDILIACTDNLKGFPEAIGSIFPKTEIQLCVVHQIRNSLKYVASKNQKEFAGDLKKIYKAETKDLAESALLELEEKWGKKYPIVIRSWNDNWERLSAFFAYTPPIRKLIYTTNAVEGFHRQVRKVTKTKGAFTSDMALLKLVYLATQRIEKKWTTPLQNWSLTVQQLAIKFEGRLRLDINTET from the coding sequence ATGAGCGAAGAACAAGAATCAGCATTTAAGAAGAAAGTACTTGACCAGTTTTTATCAGGAGAGTCCCTGTTCGGCAAGAACGGTGCGCTGTCTCCGATGTTGAAGGAGTTTTTGGAGGAAGCCCTCCAGGCTGAGATGGACGAGCACCTTCGGGATGAAGATGCAGGCCACAGTGCAGGCAACAAACGTAACGGCAAGGGCAGCAAGCGTGTGAAGAGCAACTTGGGAGAAGTGGAGATCGAGACGCCCCAGGACCGTCACAGCAGCTTTGAACCTAAAATCGTCGAGAAGCGCCAGCGTATCCTTGCCGATAACCTTGAGAAGCAGATCATAGGGATGTACGGGCTTGGCAGTAGCTTACGTGACATCTCCGGGTACATCAAGGAAATGTACGATACGGAGGTCTCCACGCAGGTGATAAGCGATATTACCGACCGTGTCGTCCCGAAAGTCAAGGAGTGGCAGAACAGGCCGTTGGAAGAGGTCTATTGCATTGTATGGCTTGATGCCATGCACTTCAAGGTACGTGAGGAAGGGAAGGTACGCCATAAGGCCCTATACAATGTATTAGGGATCAACCGTGAGGGGAAGAAGGAGGTACTGGGCATGTACCTTTCCGAAAGCGAGGGGGCGAACTTCTGGCTACAGGTACTCAGCGATCTACAGCACCGTGGAGTACAGGATATCCTGATCGCCTGTACCGATAACCTTAAGGGCTTTCCCGAGGCGATCGGGTCGATTTTCCCGAAAACAGAGATCCAGCTCTGCGTGGTCCACCAGATCCGGAACAGCCTGAAGTACGTGGCCAGCAAAAACCAAAAGGAGTTTGCCGGTGACCTGAAGAAGATCTATAAGGCCGAGACAAAGGACCTGGCCGAATCGGCATTGTTGGAACTGGAAGAAAAGTGGGGGAAGAAATACCCCATAGTGATCCGTTCCTGGAACGACAACTGGGAGAGGCTGAGTGCCTTCTTTGCCTATACACCGCCCATCAGGAAGCTGATCTATACCACCAATGCGGTGGAAGGCTTCCATCGGCAGGTAAGAAAGGTGACCAAGACCAAAGGGGCATTTACCAGTGACATGGCACTTCTAAAGCTGGTCTATCTGGCCACGCAGCGGATCGAGAAAAAATGGACGACCCCTTTACAGAACTGGAGCTTGACAGTCCAGCAGTTGGCCATTAAATTTGAGGGGAGGCTCCGGTTGGACATCAATACGGAAACCTAA
- a CDS encoding nucleotidyl transferase AbiEii/AbiGii toxin family protein: MQEGNFYTLEPSERILIFQDISNRTGMPAFAVEKDWWVTQALSIIFEMEVGQSLVFKGGTSLSKAWKLIQRFSEDVDLAIDRTFLGFEGDLSKNQRTKLRKQAGIYTTGPFCKELEARFIAKGFQNVSFEVIPAEDSDQDPRIILIHYPNLFDTPDYLLPRVQIEVGCRSLREPYTIQRFGSLVDELYEGKEFTVPLIKVPTVNPERTFLEKLFLLHEEFHRPIGKMRVDRLSRHLYDVHQLANSEVAERAIQDKALYETIVNHRYTFSKVGGIDYNRHKPKALDPMPIPGLIEPWKADYQKMREQMIYEENPPTFDELLGNLIKLKARLSKLDWEFSLEFPEK; encoded by the coding sequence ATGCAGGAAGGCAATTTTTACACACTTGAGCCATCAGAAAGAATACTCATCTTTCAGGACATTAGTAATAGGACTGGGATGCCAGCATTCGCAGTTGAGAAGGACTGGTGGGTGACCCAGGCCTTATCGATCATATTTGAAATGGAGGTTGGCCAAAGCCTTGTTTTCAAAGGGGGAACATCACTCAGTAAAGCATGGAAGCTGATCCAGCGATTTTCGGAAGATGTTGATTTAGCTATAGACCGCACTTTCCTGGGTTTCGAGGGAGATCTGTCCAAAAACCAAAGAACTAAGCTTAGGAAACAAGCTGGCATATATACAACTGGACCATTCTGTAAAGAACTGGAAGCAAGGTTTATCGCAAAAGGATTTCAAAATGTCAGCTTTGAAGTGATTCCTGCCGAGGATAGCGACCAAGACCCCAGAATTATTCTTATTCACTATCCAAATCTTTTCGATACGCCAGATTACCTTTTGCCTAGAGTTCAAATAGAGGTCGGTTGTCGATCTTTACGAGAGCCATACACCATTCAAAGGTTTGGATCACTTGTCGATGAACTATATGAGGGCAAAGAGTTTACCGTACCATTGATAAAAGTACCTACAGTAAATCCCGAAAGAACTTTCCTGGAAAAGCTGTTCTTGCTACATGAGGAATTTCATAGGCCTATTGGGAAAATGCGGGTGGATCGCTTAAGCCGGCATCTGTACGATGTACATCAATTGGCAAATTCTGAAGTGGCCGAGAGAGCGATACAGGACAAAGCACTCTATGAAACTATTGTGAACCATAGATATACTTTTTCAAAAGTGGGCGGGATAGACTATAATCGTCACAAGCCAAAGGCACTTGATCCAATGCCCATACCTGGTTTGATAGAACCATGGAAAGCGGATTATCAAAAAATGCGTGAGCAAATGATTTATGAGGAAAATCCACCAACCTTTGATGAACTGCTTGGGAATCTTATTAAGCTGAAAGCTAGGCTCTCAAAACTTGATTGGGAGTTTTCACTGGAGTTTCCTGAAAAATAA
- a CDS encoding DUF6088 family protein: MESVQKQIERYIKQKPLGSIFFPDDFSAFGSSDAVRKALERLVDKEVVFRIAQGIYTRPKKSKLIGEVMPSAEEVAKAIIKRDKVRAVPTGSYALNALGLSTQIPMRIVLLTDGSPREIKIGKRTIKFKKTTPKNLLAKGKISRLVIQALKEIGNGQVTESEEAKIIKLLKEEDQKDLIYDIGLAPVWIQKIMKKAL; this comes from the coding sequence ATGGAAAGCGTTCAAAAACAAATAGAAAGGTATATTAAACAGAAACCATTGGGGTCAATATTTTTTCCTGATGATTTTTCGGCTTTCGGATCCTCTGATGCGGTAAGAAAGGCATTGGAGCGATTAGTAGATAAAGAGGTTGTTTTCCGAATAGCACAGGGAATTTATACCCGACCCAAGAAAAGTAAGTTGATCGGTGAAGTAATGCCATCGGCTGAGGAAGTTGCCAAAGCGATCATAAAGCGGGACAAGGTGAGAGCGGTCCCAACTGGCTCCTATGCATTAAATGCATTGGGACTGAGTACACAGATACCTATGAGGATAGTTTTATTGACAGATGGCTCTCCAAGAGAAATAAAAATTGGAAAGCGAACCATTAAGTTTAAAAAGACCACTCCGAAAAACCTTTTGGCCAAGGGGAAAATCAGCCGCTTGGTCATACAAGCTTTAAAAGAAATTGGAAACGGTCAAGTCACAGAAAGTGAAGAAGCAAAAATAATAAAGCTACTCAAGGAGGAAGACCAAAAGGATTTGATTTACGATATTGGGCTTGCACCCGTTTGGATTCAAAAAATCATGAAAAAAGCTTTATAA
- a CDS encoding DUF4240 domain-containing protein → MKKKISNEIAEVTSNKKYKMSDFTYIIWAIIICSGVYQFVKRQKEDKEADEYYDQRRKSDLKKLLENRKTRENYQLFDKEKFWGLIEDLDQRSSGSYKNQLGLFKDYLIKLTPDQLIELDNLFNQLIRDGINWDVVGASFIILKSSNIETVAILVSWLISKGEVFYNNSILDVNFILKKEIIELTELIHSDIIAEVYYDKTNELLPLTTEEEIKIDGAKWKESELPSRFSNLWNAYA, encoded by the coding sequence TCAGATTTTACGTACATAATTTGGGCCATCATAATTTGCAGTGGAGTCTATCAATTTGTAAAAAGACAGAAGGAAGACAAAGAGGCTGACGAATACTATGATCAAAGAAGAAAAAGTGACCTGAAAAAACTATTGGAGAACAGAAAAACAAGAGAAAACTATCAATTGTTTGACAAAGAAAAGTTCTGGGGACTAATCGAAGACCTTGATCAACGAAGTAGTGGTAGCTATAAAAATCAACTTGGTCTTTTTAAGGACTATTTAATAAAACTAACGCCAGACCAATTAATCGAATTAGACAACTTATTCAACCAGTTAATCAGGGATGGTATAAACTGGGATGTTGTTGGAGCTTCATTTATAATCCTTAAATCTAGCAATATTGAAACTGTCGCAATATTAGTTTCATGGCTAATTTCAAAAGGGGAAGTCTTTTATAATAATTCAATATTAGATGTAAACTTTATCTTAAAAAAAGAAATCATAGAATTGACCGAATTAATACACTCTGACATAATCGCAGAAGTATATTATGATAAAACAAATGAGTTATTACCACTGACAACCGAAGAAGAAATTAAAATAGATGGTGCCAAATGGAAAGAAAGCGAACTACCATCTAGATTTTCCAATCTATGGAATGCTTATGCATAA
- a CDS encoding Fic family protein, which yields MKAFIHQKDNWPEFTWNSNDFLDLLSEARNLQGRLIGKMETLGFDLRNEALLDTLTLDVLKSSEIEGEFLDPDQVRSSIARRLGMEVAGAVDADRSVEGVVEMMLDATQRCFDPLTADRLFDWHAALFPTGRSGMYKITVADWRKDTTGPMQVVSGAMGKERVHFQAPDSNLVEKEMTRFLDWFNNSKMDLVMKAAIAHLWFVTIHPFEDGNGRITRALTDMLLAQADKSNQRFYSMSAQVRLERKQYYEILEKTQKGNLDITDWMVWFLNCLINALRSTDLILSKVLFKADFWRKHIDTAINDRQRKLLNRLMDGFDGKLTSSKWAKIAKCSKDTAVRDINDLIEKGILQKEAAGGRSTNYELIGMPAGN from the coding sequence ATGAAAGCTTTTATACATCAAAAAGATAATTGGCCGGAATTTACCTGGAACAGTAATGACTTCCTGGACCTGTTAAGTGAGGCAAGAAATTTACAGGGTAGGCTTATTGGAAAAATGGAAACATTGGGTTTCGATTTGAGAAATGAGGCGCTACTTGATACATTGACCCTTGATGTATTAAAATCATCGGAGATAGAAGGCGAATTCCTTGACCCTGACCAAGTGCGTTCATCAATTGCACGTAGACTGGGTATGGAAGTAGCAGGAGCAGTGGATGCTGACAGAAGTGTTGAAGGAGTAGTAGAAATGATGCTTGACGCTACCCAAAGATGCTTTGACCCATTGACAGCTGACAGGCTTTTTGACTGGCATGCAGCTTTGTTTCCAACAGGAAGAAGTGGGATGTACAAAATTACCGTAGCAGATTGGAGAAAAGATACTACTGGGCCTATGCAGGTAGTATCCGGGGCAATGGGGAAAGAAAGGGTTCATTTTCAAGCGCCTGATTCCAACCTGGTTGAAAAAGAAATGACCCGATTTCTAGATTGGTTCAACAACAGTAAAATGGACTTGGTAATGAAAGCAGCAATCGCCCATTTATGGTTTGTAACCATCCACCCTTTTGAAGATGGAAATGGAAGGATAACAAGGGCATTGACGGATATGCTGTTGGCGCAAGCTGACAAAAGTAACCAACGTTTTTACAGTATGTCTGCCCAGGTTCGGTTGGAAAGAAAACAGTATTATGAGATATTGGAAAAAACGCAAAAGGGGAATTTGGATATAACTGATTGGATGGTTTGGTTTTTAAACTGTTTGATCAACGCTTTAAGGTCCACGGATTTAATACTTTCAAAAGTTCTGTTCAAAGCAGATTTTTGGCGGAAGCACATAGATACTGCAATAAATGACCGACAAAGAAAATTATTGAATAGGCTAATGGATGGTTTTGACGGGAAATTAACCTCCTCCAAATGGGCAAAGATCGCAAAGTGCTCTAAAGATACAGCAGTTAGGGATATTAACGACCTTATTGAGAAAGGAATCTTGCAAAAAGAAGCAGCAGGAGGAAGAAGCACCAATTACGAATTGATAGGAATGCCAGCTGGTAATTGA